The Paenibacillus swuensis genome contains the following window.
GTTAAAACATGAGAGAACCCTGAAATTAAAAGATCAGGAAATCGTCCCGGTCGAAATCGAAATCTTGCCTTCAGGTACACATTTCAAAGCGGGAGAACGTATTGAAGTTGTTGTTAAAGGCAGCGAGGTTGTGAAAGGAAGCAGCGCGCCAGGATTGAAAGTGCGTTATGAACATACGGAAACGGTCAACAAAGGAACGCATGTGATTTACACCGGTGGAAAGTACGATTCTCACCTTTTGGTACCAGTAATTCCAAAGAAATAATAACGAAAGGGTGACATGTCATGTTAATTACCTATAGATCCTCTCTTGAAGGAACTCTGAACATAGCAGAATCATTTGAGAAGAATTGTTGGATTAACATGACCGCTCCTTCCACAGAGGAATTAGCACAGGTATCTCAATTCTGTAATATCCCTATGGAATTCTTAAGAGATCCGTTAGATTTAGAAGAAACCGCTCGGATTCAATATGATGAAGAGACGAATTGCACCTTAATCATTATTGATTTTCCTACGATCGATATGAATTACGATCAATTTGATTCCTATATTACCATTCCGATCGGAATCATCTTGGGTACAGATTACATGGTTACGATCTGCAGCCAGTCCACCGGCTTTCTAGAAAGTCTGGTCAGGAGAAATGTGAACACGTCCATGAAGAGTCGATTCGCATTAGAAATCTTATTCTTAATTTCAACTCAGTATATTGAGAAATTAAAACAGCTCAACAAACAACGCCATAAAATTGAGAATAATTTGCGGAATTCCTTAACGAACAAGCAGCTCTATGACCTCATGGAAATTGAGAAAAGTCTGGTGTACTTTCTAACATCATTGAAGGGTAACGGGGATATTATCACCAAATTATTTCGCACGCATTCCGTAAAGTTATACGAAGAGGACAAAGAACTCCTCGAAGATGTAATCATTGAAAATAATCAAGGCATAGAGACCACAGAATTATATACCAGAATTCTGAACAGTATAACGGGGTCCTATTCCTCGCTGATCTCGAATGAATTGAATAACACCATGAAAACTCTTACGAAATTCACAGTCTTCTTAACCCTTCCTACGCTTGTATTTAGTTTTTTCGGTATGAATGTTACCTTACCTATTGCGGATCAGTCCCCCTTATCCTGGATGTTTACTTTGATTATAGCCGTCCTGTTTATCGTCTTAATCGGATTAGCCTTCCGGAGAAGGAGGATTTACTAATTCGTTACGTATACATTAAAAAAAGCAGTCGCTTTTCAATAAAATCGGACTGCTTTTTTTATATTTTATCCCGTCAGCACAGCCCCGCAACCGATACAGAACAGCGAGCCCGGCTCGTTTTCTTTGCCGCAAGAGGCGCACAGCACGGCGACTTTATCCTGCGATGCAGGCACAGCCTCGGTAAATTCCGCATCCGAAGATACCGCTACAGGCTCATACTTCTTTCCGCAC
Protein-coding sequences here:
- a CDS encoding magnesium transporter CorA family protein, which encodes MLITYRSSLEGTLNIAESFEKNCWINMTAPSTEELAQVSQFCNIPMEFLRDPLDLEETARIQYDEETNCTLIIIDFPTIDMNYDQFDSYITIPIGIILGTDYMVTICSQSTGFLESLVRRNVNTSMKSRFALEILFLISTQYIEKLKQLNKQRHKIENNLRNSLTNKQLYDLMEIEKSLVYFLTSLKGNGDIITKLFRTHSVKLYEEDKELLEDVIIENNQGIETTELYTRILNSITGSYSSLISNELNNTMKTLTKFTVFLTLPTLVFSFFGMNVTLPIADQSPLSWMFTLIIAVLFIVLIGLAFRRRRIY